Proteins from one Gilliamella sp. ESL0443 genomic window:
- a CDS encoding phosphatase PAP2/dual specificity phosphatase family protein: protein MLKIYNRLNFYKCIWLVGLSVFFFTSYNFANWFTSQREGVPSLFFSWERNIPLWPWTIVPYWSIDLMYGFAILLTSSWQSLKTLGLRLLTAQVICIICFLLFPLKFYFDRPALDGFFGLMFDILMGFDKPFNQAPSLHITLLVILWQFYANYFRGLSRYLLHIWCLLIGLSVLTTWQHHFFDIPTGLWVGCFCIWLWPDKREKQIKHRPSSYCWALIYFGLSLLSLAVVVYYSVWALLWLAGALLLVAANYLFSSDFQKQQNGHFKLPVILLFFPYFIIMWLNSRIWTIRHQTDDLIVDEVYLGRIPSSQSLKQNHYNSVVDLCAELPIGHFKGAYTLIPVLDMTPLSQEECQQAAKTIELYHQQGKLLVCCALGYSRSATAVIAWLLWTKRANNLQEAINKVKACRNSIVISNQQQLILSNWFSTIKEGIGRC, encoded by the coding sequence ATGTTAAAAATATATAACCGACTTAACTTTTATAAGTGTATATGGTTAGTCGGTTTATCGGTGTTCTTTTTTACTAGTTACAATTTTGCTAACTGGTTTACGTCTCAACGTGAGGGGGTACCGAGTCTGTTTTTTAGTTGGGAGCGTAATATTCCACTTTGGCCATGGACGATTGTTCCTTATTGGTCTATCGATCTCATGTATGGTTTTGCCATTTTACTAACATCTTCATGGCAATCTCTTAAGACTCTTGGTTTACGGCTGTTAACGGCGCAAGTCATTTGTATTATTTGTTTTTTGCTTTTTCCACTTAAATTCTATTTTGATCGTCCGGCTTTGGACGGATTTTTTGGATTGATGTTTGATATTTTGATGGGATTTGATAAGCCATTTAATCAAGCTCCTTCATTACATATTACGTTATTAGTTATTTTATGGCAGTTTTACGCTAACTATTTTCGTGGATTGAGTCGTTATCTTTTACATATTTGGTGCTTGTTAATTGGACTTTCAGTTTTAACCACTTGGCAGCATCATTTTTTTGATATTCCAACTGGATTATGGGTTGGGTGTTTTTGTATTTGGTTATGGCCGGATAAGAGAGAAAAACAGATAAAACATCGACCGTCAAGCTATTGCTGGGCATTGATTTATTTTGGTTTGAGCTTGTTATCACTGGCCGTTGTTGTCTATTATTCTGTATGGGCTCTATTATGGTTGGCAGGTGCTTTGTTATTGGTTGCTGCTAATTATTTGTTCTCATCAGACTTTCAAAAACAACAAAATGGCCATTTTAAGCTTCCCGTTATTTTGCTTTTTTTCCCATATTTTATCATTATGTGGCTAAATTCAAGGATATGGACAATCAGACATCAAACTGATGATTTGATCGTTGATGAAGTTTATTTAGGCCGCATTCCATCCAGTCAAAGCTTAAAGCAAAATCATTATAATTCCGTGGTAGATTTGTGCGCCGAGTTACCAATTGGGCATTTTAAAGGTGCATATACTCTTATTCCCGTTTTAGATATGACCCCACTTTCGCAGGAAGAGTGTCAACAAGCCGCGAAAACTATTGAACTTTATCATCAACAAGGTAAATTATTAGTTTGTTGTGCTTTAGGTTATTCTAGAAGTGCAACCGCTGTGATTGCGTGGTTATTATGGACGAAAAGAGCCAATAATTTACAAGAAGCAATAAACAAAGTAAAAGCCTGTCGGAATTCGATTGTTATATCTAACCAACAACAATTGATTTTATCCAATTGGTTTTCAACGATTAAAGAAGGGATAGGGAGATGTTAA